Proteins co-encoded in one Vampirovibrio chlorellavorus genomic window:
- a CDS encoding cellulose biosynthesis cyclic di-GMP-binding regulatory protein BcsB, with product MSKAVLKRTWAGFLLAISLGLGPNSMPTLAATEVVPLKRLKVNDVILLPTVSSQYQAKFTKPKTWQVSPKSAVYLEFQHSIELQPHRSWLQVMVNDKVIKHIPLTPQNAEGTKMTIPLPVGLLQDFNTLNFRVQQHYTDHCEDPLDKSLWTQILPATRIVFDYQPVVPKVDLGAFPYPIIDELTYSPARVQYVVDQSASDKELQALALVNVHLAQQAQDHELKSRVVFGRSSAAPDEHAVWIGTASHLSGVQSVAGAVGNYALQGGQWVNKQSGQSLGPDQGLVLFFQAPGSQSQTVLVVTGNTDEAVLKAAEALTLRPKASMLAGGAAEVPSGWNPPGTRTAKVPRFVEGQSRTFRELGFDIQEVHKINAPPITYKVPVVSKFHKSGGKLWLDLNYSYSPQLNPEFSSLELRLNDVSIANLPLTNPAGEQLLRASIPVASELIHPRNELVAQFHLMPDKYGWCVDNYEDNAWGKILDDSQFRVEGAPGSYLPDAGLLNSTMYPYSKADNLEGVHLAVPASPSAAVLDTLLGFTTRLGRSTLADTDLRLSLSKGFASLPGDRNLAIFRESTDAAALPAGAKLVWQLSGSSLMQVLKLADPNGGTISGETAELGQGAYLEQYALAPDRVASVFTASKPAGFLALGELFESDEQFETLASGFVQQASTLQSQLNPITETRFHIEEKNAVTGNWWDAALSWVKGLSWSVIIWGLLGAFLVLIILPMLVRALFRR from the coding sequence GTGAGTAAAGCGGTTTTGAAGCGCACGTGGGCCGGTTTTCTGTTGGCCATCAGCCTGGGGCTTGGCCCGAATAGCATGCCCACCTTGGCCGCTACGGAAGTGGTGCCGCTCAAGCGCCTGAAAGTCAACGATGTCATCCTGCTGCCCACGGTCAGTTCTCAGTATCAGGCCAAATTTACCAAGCCCAAAACTTGGCAGGTCTCTCCTAAAAGTGCGGTTTACCTGGAGTTCCAGCATTCCATCGAATTGCAGCCCCATCGCTCCTGGTTGCAGGTCATGGTCAATGACAAGGTGATCAAGCACATTCCGCTGACCCCACAAAACGCCGAAGGCACCAAGATGACCATTCCCCTGCCGGTGGGCCTGTTGCAGGACTTTAATACGCTCAATTTTCGGGTGCAGCAGCATTACACCGATCATTGTGAAGATCCGCTGGATAAGTCCCTGTGGACGCAAATTCTGCCTGCCACCCGCATTGTGTTTGACTATCAGCCGGTGGTGCCCAAGGTGGATCTCGGCGCTTTCCCCTACCCCATCATCGATGAGTTGACCTACAGTCCGGCCCGGGTGCAGTATGTGGTGGATCAATCGGCCTCAGATAAAGAATTGCAGGCCCTGGCCCTGGTCAATGTGCATTTGGCCCAGCAGGCTCAGGACCATGAGCTGAAGAGTCGGGTGGTGTTTGGACGTTCCTCGGCGGCCCCTGATGAGCATGCCGTCTGGATTGGCACCGCCTCGCACTTGTCTGGCGTACAGTCTGTGGCCGGGGCGGTGGGTAATTATGCCCTGCAAGGGGGACAATGGGTCAATAAGCAGTCCGGTCAGTCTTTAGGCCCGGATCAGGGATTGGTCTTGTTTTTTCAGGCCCCTGGCTCCCAGTCTCAAACCGTGTTGGTGGTCACTGGCAACACTGATGAAGCGGTACTTAAGGCTGCGGAAGCCTTAACCTTGCGCCCGAAGGCTTCCATGTTGGCTGGTGGTGCGGCGGAAGTCCCCAGTGGCTGGAATCCCCCCGGCACCCGCACGGCCAAGGTGCCTCGCTTTGTGGAAGGGCAGTCCCGCACCTTCCGGGAGTTGGGCTTTGACATTCAGGAAGTGCATAAAATCAACGCCCCGCCCATTACCTACAAAGTGCCGGTGGTCAGTAAGTTTCACAAGAGCGGCGGTAAATTGTGGCTGGATCTCAACTACAGCTACAGCCCCCAGCTCAACCCGGAATTCTCCTCGCTGGAGCTGCGCCTGAACGATGTGTCTATTGCCAATTTGCCCCTGACCAACCCGGCTGGGGAGCAACTGTTGCGGGCCAGCATTCCGGTGGCCAGCGAATTGATTCACCCGCGCAACGAGTTGGTGGCCCAGTTCCACCTGATGCCGGACAAGTACGGCTGGTGCGTGGACAATTACGAGGACAACGCCTGGGGCAAGATTCTGGATGATTCCCAGTTCCGGGTGGAAGGGGCGCCGGGGTCGTATTTGCCGGATGCGGGCTTGCTGAACAGCACCATGTACCCGTATTCCAAAGCGGACAATCTGGAAGGCGTTCATCTGGCCGTGCCCGCTTCGCCCAGTGCCGCCGTGCTGGATACCCTGCTGGGCTTTACCACCCGTTTGGGGCGCTCTACCCTGGCCGATACGGACTTGCGCCTGTCCCTGAGCAAAGGCTTCGCCAGTCTGCCCGGTGACCGGAATCTGGCTATTTTCCGGGAATCCACCGATGCGGCCGCCTTGCCCGCCGGGGCCAAGCTGGTGTGGCAGTTGTCCGGCAGTTCCCTGATGCAGGTGCTGAAGCTGGCTGACCCCAACGGAGGCACCATCAGCGGGGAGACCGCCGAGTTGGGGCAGGGGGCCTATCTGGAACAATACGCCTTGGCCCCGGATCGGGTGGCCAGCGTGTTTACGGCCAGCAAACCCGCCGGGTTTTTGGCCCTGGGTGAGCTGTTTGAGTCGGACGAGCAGTTTGAGACACTGGCCAGCGGCTTTGTGCAACAGGCGTCTACCTTGCAAAGCCAGCTCAACCCCATTACAGAAACCCGCTTCCATATCGAGGAAAAAAACGCCGTAACCGGCAATTGGTGGGATGCCGCCTTGAGCTGGGTGAAAGGGCTTTCCTGGAGTGTCATTATTTGGGGCTTGCTGGGCGCCTTTTTGGTACTGATTATTCTGCCCATGCTGGTTCGAGCCCTGTTCAGGCGCTAG
- a CDS encoding cellulose biosynthesis cyclic di-GMP-binding regulatory protein BcsB produces MNRKPNLMQWTTLVTLLGLILAPSLSLLPVSQAQSVAPAPAAKPAAGSSLRIGMKELGDPQGYRLKTVRTQRDYPFTRPKGWKVLPSSNIHLTFQHGSNLLPERSSLNVLVNNRILKSIPLGKNNVTPTTVNISVPPELLKDNNMLSFQVDQHYTYKCEDPFSEELWTEILPDSALTLNYSWERVHPDLAQYPFPLLDPLNNYTPTRVTYVLPNAPSDEALEAFGVVAAHLGQQAKWRDLKPSMGDESALQSNQNVILVGTPQENSAIGSVASGLDLPLSDGRFSDKSGTTLPDDYGVLQLVPNPYNPTRAVLIVSGNGPAGVKKAAHVLAQGSLNKVLVGRSAIVKDYQKGADYPHRAWDGFILQSGDNFDNLGLKTQTSRGITALPIFYQLKLMPDIYLPGRQKVKLHTMYSYASQLDATQSKLEVLLNGKAIKSVPLDDKNGKSLADLTVEIPTEEFHTFNDLEYRFHLYPEKYDLCRFVTDVHIWGTVHNTSYVEFPGEIKAPLPDVGLINDGGYPFTAYQDMSRTAIVLPDTINRTDLETMLQFATRMGRESASRKGIELAAYHASKLPDDIKKDRHLVIIGQHSQNKLFTELKDKTALLTEGTWNTLQEDQKTKVAQLNYAPGQGIVEEMLSPWNDARVVLLVTGENDTALVRDAQLFANDAWFKGINQGNLTVVNDNGPQSAILLSKGEARFFYPQAQRGGFQMPTWGWIAIGFFSLMGVISVLRFLFGR; encoded by the coding sequence ATGAATCGTAAACCCAACCTGATGCAATGGACCACACTGGTGACCCTGTTGGGGCTAATTCTGGCCCCGTCTCTCAGCCTGCTGCCCGTGTCGCAAGCCCAGTCGGTAGCCCCGGCCCCGGCGGCCAAGCCCGCGGCGGGCTCCTCCCTGCGCATTGGCATGAAGGAACTGGGCGATCCGCAAGGCTATCGACTCAAAACGGTGCGCACCCAGCGGGATTATCCCTTTACCCGACCCAAGGGCTGGAAAGTGCTGCCCTCCTCCAATATTCACCTGACCTTTCAGCATGGCAGCAACCTGCTGCCGGAGCGCTCCAGCCTGAACGTGCTGGTGAACAATCGCATCCTGAAATCCATTCCGCTGGGGAAAAACAATGTGACCCCCACCACGGTGAATATTTCGGTACCCCCGGAGCTGCTGAAAGACAACAACATGCTGTCGTTTCAGGTGGATCAGCACTACACCTACAAGTGCGAAGATCCCTTTAGCGAGGAACTGTGGACGGAAATTTTACCGGACAGCGCCCTGACCCTCAATTACAGTTGGGAGCGGGTACACCCGGATCTGGCCCAGTATCCTTTCCCTTTACTGGATCCCTTGAATAACTACACCCCTACCAGGGTTACCTATGTGCTGCCCAACGCCCCCTCCGATGAAGCGCTGGAAGCCTTCGGGGTGGTGGCGGCCCATCTGGGGCAACAGGCTAAATGGCGGGACCTCAAGCCCTCCATGGGGGATGAAAGCGCCTTGCAGTCGAACCAGAATGTCATTCTGGTGGGTACGCCGCAGGAGAACAGCGCCATTGGCTCGGTGGCCAGTGGCCTGGATTTGCCCCTGTCCGACGGGCGGTTCTCCGATAAAAGCGGCACCACCCTGCCCGATGATTACGGGGTGCTGCAACTGGTGCCCAACCCCTACAATCCCACCCGGGCGGTGCTGATTGTGAGCGGCAATGGCCCCGCCGGGGTGAAAAAAGCGGCCCATGTGCTGGCTCAGGGGAGCCTGAATAAAGTGCTGGTGGGGCGCTCCGCCATTGTGAAAGACTACCAGAAAGGGGCCGATTATCCGCATCGGGCCTGGGACGGCTTTATCTTGCAATCCGGCGATAATTTTGACAATCTGGGCCTCAAAACCCAGACCTCTCGGGGCATTACGGCCCTGCCCATTTTTTATCAGCTGAAGCTGATGCCCGATATTTACCTGCCCGGTCGGCAAAAAGTGAAGCTGCACACCATGTACAGCTACGCCTCGCAGTTGGATGCCACCCAGTCCAAGCTGGAAGTGCTGTTGAACGGCAAGGCCATTAAAAGTGTGCCGCTGGATGACAAAAACGGCAAAAGTCTGGCCGATTTAACCGTGGAAATTCCCACCGAGGAGTTCCACACCTTCAACGATCTGGAATATCGCTTTCACCTGTACCCGGAAAAGTACGACTTGTGTCGCTTTGTGACGGATGTGCATATTTGGGGCACGGTGCATAATACCTCTTACGTCGAATTCCCCGGGGAAATCAAAGCCCCCTTGCCGGATGTGGGCCTGATCAACGATGGCGGCTATCCATTTACGGCCTATCAGGATATGTCACGAACGGCCATTGTGTTGCCGGATACCATTAACCGAACTGATCTGGAAACCATGCTGCAGTTTGCCACCCGCATGGGGCGGGAGTCGGCCTCTCGCAAAGGCATCGAGCTGGCAGCCTATCACGCCTCCAAACTGCCGGATGACATTAAAAAAGATCGTCATCTGGTCATCATCGGTCAGCACAGCCAAAACAAGTTGTTTACCGAGTTGAAAGACAAAACGGCCCTGCTGACCGAAGGTACCTGGAACACCTTGCAGGAAGACCAGAAAACCAAAGTGGCCCAACTGAACTATGCCCCGGGTCAGGGCATTGTGGAAGAAATGCTCTCCCCCTGGAATGACGCCCGGGTGGTTTTGCTGGTTACCGGGGAGAATGACACGGCCCTGGTGCGGGATGCCCAGTTGTTTGCCAACGATGCCTGGTTTAAGGGCATTAATCAGGGAAACCTGACCGTGGTCAACGACAACGGCCCCCAAAGCGCCATTTTACTGAGCAAGGGAGAGGCGCGCTTTTTCTACCCGCAAGCGCAGCGGGGCGGCTTCCAGATGCCCACCTGGGGCTGGATTGCCATCGGCTTCTTCAGCTTGATGGGTGTAATCTCTGTGCTGCGCTTCCTGTTTGGACGATAG
- a CDS encoding radical SAM protein yields MPTTQLKKPDNRPSYRQDAHEEAYLYQPVAPNPDALRVAMVYPAPYQIAMSSLGFMILFKQLDINPDIDARRIYADTLQEHNPKELELMGLSFAFELDIVKVLDIYAEYDIPMFAKDRDRSHPLIFAGGPVPMSNPEPFAEFFDFFLIGEGEEVMNTLMNVYRQYRHLTDREELIHRLAAEVPGLYAPGMYEVHYESPDGPISAIVPKYDDIPALVQKQIVANMDDFIAHTPILSDKAIFSNTLLVEVMRGCAHRCRFCLASYSMLGPMGSGLPAARGGTIEKVIQIIENGIQYTDKVGLLGALVSDHPEFPALCDYLDSKEGLTVSSSSLRVDTITEQIANTFKKGGQKQLTLAIETGSERMRRRVNKNLRHEQILQAAGTLAKAGLEGVKFYGMVGLPDETDHDVELLADLLKEVRKENPKLKIHLGCSSFVPKAGTPFQWQPKIDNKTVDHRFEILRKKLLKVADVRASSAKWDYFQAFLSRGDRRLSKLIVRFYQLGGSLGSVNRAYKELKKEGLVDFPDLDWYALRERPEHEILPWEMISLGVPKHILYKEGLPPPGFENAVFKN; encoded by the coding sequence ATGCCCACCACGCAATTGAAAAAGCCTGATAACCGCCCCAGCTATCGCCAGGATGCGCATGAAGAAGCTTATTTATACCAACCTGTCGCCCCCAACCCGGACGCCTTGCGGGTGGCCATGGTATATCCGGCCCCGTATCAAATCGCCATGTCCTCTCTGGGTTTTATGATTCTGTTCAAGCAACTGGATATCAATCCGGATATTGACGCCCGCCGCATATACGCGGACACCTTGCAGGAGCATAACCCCAAGGAACTGGAGTTAATGGGCCTGTCCTTCGCCTTTGAGCTGGATATTGTGAAGGTGCTGGACATTTACGCCGAATACGACATTCCCATGTTCGCCAAAGACCGGGATCGCAGCCACCCCCTGATTTTTGCCGGCGGCCCGGTGCCCATGAGCAACCCGGAGCCCTTTGCCGAATTCTTCGACTTTTTCCTGATTGGGGAAGGCGAAGAGGTCATGAACACCCTCATGAACGTTTATCGCCAATACCGCCACCTCACCGATCGGGAGGAACTGATTCACCGGTTGGCCGCCGAAGTCCCCGGTTTGTACGCACCCGGGATGTATGAGGTGCATTATGAAAGCCCCGATGGCCCCATTAGCGCCATTGTCCCCAAGTACGACGATATTCCGGCCCTGGTGCAAAAGCAGATTGTGGCCAACATGGACGATTTCATCGCCCACACCCCCATTCTCAGCGACAAGGCCATCTTCTCCAATACCTTGCTGGTAGAGGTCATGCGGGGTTGCGCCCACCGTTGCCGCTTCTGTCTGGCCAGCTACAGCATGCTGGGCCCGATGGGGTCCGGGCTACCGGCAGCCCGAGGCGGCACCATCGAGAAGGTCATTCAAATCATTGAAAACGGCATTCAGTACACTGATAAAGTGGGCCTGTTAGGCGCCTTGGTCTCCGATCACCCGGAGTTCCCGGCCTTGTGCGATTACCTGGACAGCAAGGAAGGCTTGACCGTTTCCTCCTCCTCCCTGCGGGTGGACACCATTACCGAGCAAATCGCCAACACCTTTAAAAAGGGCGGCCAAAAGCAACTGACCCTGGCCATTGAAACCGGCTCAGAGCGCATGCGTCGCCGGGTGAATAAAAACCTGCGCCATGAGCAGATTCTGCAAGCCGCAGGAACCCTGGCCAAGGCCGGACTGGAAGGCGTGAAGTTCTACGGGATGGTGGGCTTGCCCGATGAGACTGATCATGACGTGGAGCTGCTGGCGGACTTGTTAAAAGAAGTGCGCAAAGAGAATCCCAAACTGAAAATCCATTTGGGATGCAGCTCCTTTGTGCCCAAGGCGGGTACGCCCTTCCAGTGGCAACCCAAGATCGACAACAAAACCGTGGATCATCGCTTTGAGATTCTGCGGAAAAAGCTGCTGAAAGTGGCCGATGTGCGGGCTTCCAGCGCCAAGTGGGATTACTTTCAGGCCTTTCTGTCCCGAGGGGATCGCCGTTTGAGCAAGCTGATCGTGCGCTTCTACCAGTTGGGCGGCAGTCTGGGTTCGGTTAATCGGGCTTACAAGGAGCTGAAAAAGGAAGGCCTGGTGGACTTCCCGGATCTGGATTGGTACGCCCTGCGGGAGCGCCCCGAACATGAGATCCTGCCCTGGGAGATGATTAGTCTGGGCGTGCCCAAACACATCCTGTACAAGGAAGGGCTGCCCCCGCCCGGCTTTGAAAACGCCGTATTTAAAAACTAG
- the mqnC gene encoding cyclic dehypoxanthinyl futalosine synthase — protein sequence MSTIAQSSTSLNADSHPRIDENEALRLLREASLFELGLMAEAVKERFHPPGSPVTFVIDRNVNYTNVCNVDCLFCAFYRHKDDADAYTLNYFQIKEKTQELVDAGGTQLLLQGGVNPDLPFEYYLDVVRNLRKDFPTLTIHSFSPTEIAYMTQITGKSLQWVIEQLIEAGISSIPGAGGEILHDDIRRKVSHKKVSTHDWLEVMEVAHGLGLKTSATMMFGMMEEDWHIVDHLFQIRNLQDKTGGFLSFIPWTFQKLNTKLEKLPNPPATGVEYLKVSALARIVLDNIPNIGASWITQGLKIGQTALRMGANDMGGLLLEENVVTQCGINPTRKSVEEMVKVIHRAGFDAAQRDTAYNILQTYPQQA from the coding sequence ATGTCTACGATTGCCCAAAGTTCCACCTCACTCAACGCGGATTCCCACCCCAGAATTGACGAAAACGAAGCCCTTCGCCTGCTGCGAGAGGCCAGTCTGTTTGAACTGGGCCTGATGGCCGAGGCGGTCAAGGAGCGCTTTCACCCCCCCGGTTCCCCGGTGACCTTTGTCATCGATCGCAATGTGAACTACACCAACGTGTGCAATGTGGACTGCCTGTTCTGCGCCTTTTACCGCCACAAGGACGATGCCGACGCGTACACCCTGAATTACTTTCAGATCAAGGAAAAAACCCAGGAACTGGTCGATGCCGGCGGCACCCAACTGCTGCTGCAAGGCGGGGTCAACCCCGATTTGCCGTTTGAATACTACCTGGATGTGGTGCGCAACCTGCGCAAGGACTTCCCCACCCTGACCATCCACTCTTTTTCTCCCACCGAAATCGCCTACATGACCCAGATCACCGGTAAAAGCCTGCAATGGGTGATTGAGCAACTGATTGAGGCGGGCATTTCCTCCATTCCGGGGGCCGGGGGCGAAATTTTGCACGATGACATCCGCCGTAAGGTCAGCCACAAAAAAGTCAGTACCCACGACTGGCTGGAAGTGATGGAAGTGGCCCATGGGCTGGGCCTGAAAACATCGGCCACCATGATGTTTGGCATGATGGAAGAGGACTGGCACATTGTGGATCACCTGTTCCAGATTCGGAATTTGCAGGATAAAACTGGTGGTTTCCTCAGCTTTATTCCCTGGACTTTCCAAAAGCTGAACACCAAGCTGGAAAAATTGCCCAATCCACCCGCTACTGGCGTGGAGTATCTCAAAGTCAGCGCCCTGGCCCGCATTGTGCTGGATAATATTCCCAACATCGGGGCCTCCTGGATCACTCAGGGGCTCAAGATCGGCCAAACTGCCCTCAGAATGGGGGCCAACGATATGGGCGGCCTGTTGTTGGAAGAGAATGTGGTGACCCAGTGCGGCATTAACCCCACCCGCAAAAGCGTGGAAGAGATGGTCAAGGTCATTCATCGGGCCGGATTTGACGCCGCCCAGCGGGATACGGCCTATAACATTTTGCAAACCTACCCACAGCAGGCCTGA
- the trpS gene encoding tryptophan--tRNA ligase: MTEPNQSPPAPTEILNLKEIEKLPASAKVVMSGMRPTGKLHLGHYMGVLKNWVTLQDQYPCFFSIADWHALTTKYDDTASLRDNILEMALDWLAAGIDPQKATLFVQSSIPEIAELHLLLSMITPAKWVQTDPTLKDMVAMLHEDLSYGLLGYPVLQTVDILSVRAGLVPVGKDQLAHLEISRDIARRFNHLYQTDLFAEPRPLLTKTPMLIGLDGRKMGKSFNNAIYLSDSAEETWSKVKTAITDPARIKRTDPGTPENCEVVYKYYQAFADASAQAVTAEECRAAARGCMDCKKQLGELINAQMAPMRERRALYASDKAQVEALLKTGGDQARARCQETLQQVKQLMKLF; encoded by the coding sequence ATGACTGAGCCAAACCAATCCCCCCCCGCCCCCACTGAAATTCTCAACCTGAAAGAAATTGAAAAGCTGCCCGCATCGGCCAAAGTGGTCATGTCCGGCATGCGCCCCACCGGTAAGCTCCACCTGGGGCACTACATGGGCGTTCTTAAAAACTGGGTTACCCTGCAAGACCAGTACCCCTGCTTTTTCTCCATTGCCGACTGGCATGCCCTCACCACCAAGTACGATGACACGGCCAGCTTGAGAGACAATATCCTGGAAATGGCTTTGGATTGGCTGGCCGCTGGCATTGATCCGCAAAAAGCCACCCTGTTTGTGCAGTCTTCCATCCCGGAAATTGCCGAACTCCACCTGCTGCTGAGCATGATTACCCCGGCCAAATGGGTACAGACCGATCCCACCCTGAAGGACATGGTGGCCATGTTGCATGAAGATTTGTCTTACGGCCTGCTGGGGTATCCGGTGCTGCAAACCGTGGATATTCTCTCGGTTCGGGCCGGGTTGGTGCCGGTGGGCAAAGACCAGTTGGCCCATCTGGAGATTTCCAGAGACATTGCCCGCCGCTTTAATCACCTCTATCAAACCGACTTATTCGCCGAACCTCGCCCCCTGCTGACTAAAACACCCATGCTCATTGGGCTGGATGGCCGCAAAATGGGGAAATCCTTCAACAACGCCATTTACCTGAGCGATTCCGCCGAAGAGACCTGGAGCAAGGTGAAAACGGCCATTACCGATCCAGCCCGAATCAAGCGCACCGACCCCGGGACGCCGGAAAACTGCGAAGTGGTTTACAAGTACTACCAGGCCTTTGCCGATGCCAGCGCTCAGGCGGTGACCGCTGAGGAGTGCCGTGCGGCAGCCCGGGGTTGTATGGATTGCAAAAAACAGCTGGGCGAGCTGATTAACGCGCAGATGGCTCCCATGCGGGAACGCCGGGCCCTGTACGCATCCGACAAGGCCCAGGTGGAAGCGCTGCTGAAAACCGGCGGCGATCAGGCCCGTGCCCGCTGTCAGGAGACGCTTCAGCAGGTTAAACAATTAATGAAACTGTTTTAA
- a CDS encoding prepilin peptidase yields MFDPVTQAFWIPFIFVIGLCVGSFLNVMALRFLADEPIVLPPSHCPKCDTKLRPVDNIPVLSYLLLGGKCHNCKAPISIQYPLIELATGALFCFTVWFFGLNWQSAFLMFMIANLIVIFITDLRESLIFNFNSIYMLIPVGLLYSLLNLGGMEGTAFTVDLGALVLHVPEALISALWAMLISLIFFEGMILLSLFFFGTEGFGHGDTFLMMGAGAFLGWPLTVLALGLGFLAQTIPAIPLLILQWIQNKQYVSLISGAVALGCGTSPLLLMNSGLPAETTVWISLGCLILSLISLLVFLKQVRTAQTFTYLPLGPALIIGILVSLYWGNDLIGWYQHYLLRH; encoded by the coding sequence GTGTTTGACCCCGTTACGCAGGCCTTCTGGATTCCCTTTATTTTTGTGATTGGGCTGTGCGTGGGCAGCTTTTTGAACGTTATGGCCCTGCGCTTTCTGGCCGATGAGCCCATTGTGCTACCCCCCTCTCACTGCCCTAAGTGCGATACCAAACTACGCCCTGTTGATAACATTCCGGTCCTTAGCTATCTGCTGCTGGGGGGCAAATGCCACAATTGCAAGGCTCCTATTAGCATTCAGTATCCGCTGATTGAGCTGGCCACAGGGGCCCTGTTCTGTTTTACCGTGTGGTTTTTTGGCCTGAACTGGCAATCGGCCTTTTTAATGTTCATGATTGCCAACCTCATTGTCATTTTCATCACCGACCTGCGGGAAAGCCTGATTTTTAACTTCAACTCCATCTACATGCTCATCCCCGTCGGATTGCTTTACAGCCTGCTGAATCTGGGCGGGATGGAGGGAACGGCCTTTACTGTGGATTTAGGCGCGTTGGTGCTACATGTGCCCGAGGCCCTGATATCGGCCTTATGGGCCATGTTGATTTCACTGATTTTCTTTGAGGGCATGATTCTGCTTTCCCTGTTCTTCTTTGGCACGGAAGGGTTTGGCCACGGAGACACCTTTTTGATGATGGGCGCCGGCGCCTTTCTAGGCTGGCCACTGACGGTTTTGGCGCTGGGCTTGGGCTTTCTGGCCCAAACCATTCCAGCCATCCCCTTACTGATCCTTCAATGGATTCAAAACAAACAATATGTTTCTCTCATCTCCGGGGCGGTCGCTCTGGGGTGTGGCACCAGTCCCCTGTTACTGATGAACTCGGGGCTTCCCGCGGAAACGACGGTCTGGATCAGCCTGGGTTGCCTCATACTCTCGCTGATTTCGCTATTGGTCTTCCTCAAGCAGGTGCGCACCGCCCAGACCTTTACCTATTTACCCTTGGGCCCGGCCCTGATTATCGGCATTCTGGTGTCCCTGTACTGGGGAAACGATCTGATTGGCTGGTACCAGCACTACTTGCTGCGGCACTAG
- a CDS encoding sigma-70 family RNA polymerase sigma factor, with product MSSTPTRASSEDIFSSDLEDLLHSYLSCDLDAQSKEKLRDQIVARVMPYVKKIAHGLARRSSDPVEDLIQVGNIGLLKAIDKFNPLVGTSFKTYATYFITGEIRHYLRDKTAMIKAPRQMYELYYRINQIVHKLTEYLGRTPTDLEIAEELQCPVTKITQAQDIERRRLPVSLDQYLVNDNGGNETVYMERLVDHAQTEFRETHENRLVIERAMANLKPDLRDVITMTYYEDLSQTEIAERLGISQMQVSRRLRKALDLLSQTLKADQGTSS from the coding sequence GTGAGCAGTACGCCTACCAGAGCATCTTCGGAAGATATCTTCTCCAGCGATCTGGAAGACTTGCTCCATAGTTATCTCAGCTGCGATTTGGACGCCCAAAGCAAAGAAAAATTGCGCGACCAGATTGTGGCCCGGGTGATGCCTTACGTTAAAAAAATCGCCCACGGACTGGCCCGGCGCAGCTCCGATCCGGTGGAAGACCTGATTCAGGTGGGCAATATTGGTCTGCTGAAAGCCATTGATAAATTCAACCCCCTGGTGGGCACCAGCTTTAAAACCTATGCCACCTATTTCATTACCGGGGAAATCCGCCACTACCTCCGGGACAAAACGGCCATGATCAAGGCCCCCCGGCAGATGTACGAGCTGTACTACCGAATCAATCAGATTGTCCACAAGCTGACCGAATATCTGGGGCGCACCCCCACCGACCTGGAAATCGCCGAGGAACTGCAATGCCCGGTCACCAAGATTACCCAGGCCCAGGACATTGAGCGTCGCCGCCTGCCCGTTTCGCTGGATCAGTATCTGGTCAATGACAACGGCGGCAATGAAACGGTCTACATGGAACGACTGGTCGACCACGCCCAAACCGAGTTCCGGGAAACCCATGAAAACCGGCTGGTCATTGAGCGGGCCATGGCCAACCTGAAACCCGATCTGCGGGATGTCATCACCATGACCTACTACGAAGACCTCAGCCAAACCGAAATCGCCGAGCGTCTGGGTATCTCTCAAATGCAGGTGAGCCGCCGGTTGCGCAAAGCGCTGGATTTATTGTCCCAAACGCTGAAAGCGGATCAGGGGACCTCTTCATAA